GGCGGCCAGACACGCTGACCATCTTGCGTAGCTCGTTCGGTTACCGCCACAACCGTTCGGACGAAAGTTACGCAGGAGAAACAGTTGATCGCACTTTTACCACACTGAGTAATCAGTCAATCTCGACCTGTTGCGCGGAACGACCCTGACCGCCCCGCCTCAGGGCAGGACGCAGGTGGGGCTCGGCACCTCGACCGGCTCGCCGACCGGCTCCGGCACCCCCGAGCCGGGGTCGATCCGGAACACCCGGACCATGTCGGCCCGTTCGTCCGCGACGTAGAGGTGCTGCCCGACCGGCACGAAGTGCCGCGGCCACTCGCCGCCCGTCTCCACCTCGGCCACCAGCCGGGGCAGCTCGGCGTCGAGCGCGAAGACCGCGACCGTGCCCACTCCCCGGTTGCCGACGTAGAGGAACCGGCCGTCGGGCCCGACGGTGATCTCGGACGGCTGGACGTGACCGGCCCGCCCGCTGGCGTCGACCCGGCCGCGCTGGTGCAGCGCCCCCTCCGCGGTCAGCTCGTAGGCCGTGACGGTGGCGTCCAGTTCGCCGGCCACCCAGCAGCGCCGCCCGTCCGGGTGCCGGGCCAGGTGACGCGGGCCGGTGCCGGCGGCGGTACGCACCCGCGGCGCCCGGGGCACCAGCCGGCCCGACCCGGCGTCCAGGTCGTAGCGGTAGATGGAGTCGGTGCCGAGGTCGACGGCGAGCAACGGGCCGCCCCCGGGGTCCGGGGAGACCATGTGGCAGTGCGCCGTCTCCTGGCGCTCGGGGTCCGGACCGTGGCCCTCGTGCACGACGAGGTCGCTGCGCTCGCCGGGCACGCCGCGCCCGTCGAGCGGGAGGACCGCCACGCTGCCGCCGCCGTAGTTGGCCACGAAGAGGTGCCCGCCGTCGGGCGCGACCGCCAGGTGGCAGGGCTCCGCGCCGCCGCTGGACCGGACGGCGAGCGGGGTGAGTTCGCCCCGCTCCCCCACCTCGAACGCGCTGACCTGCCCCTCGGCCAGCTCGTTGACCGCGTAGAGCACCGGCAGGGCGGGGTGCCGGACGAGGAAGGACGGCGAGTCGGTGACCGCGACCGTGCCGAGCGGGGTCAGCGCGCCCGAGACCGGGTCCCGGTGGGCGGCGACGATGCCGTCACCCCGCCCGCCACTGGCCGCCGTGTATCCCCCCACGTGGACGATCTCGCTCGTCACCGGTCCACCCTCCGCCGATCCTGTCGTCGATCCCACCAGAGCCTTCCCGGTGGGCCCGGGCGTTAGCCCTGTTCTCGCCGGATTTTCTGGCCCACCCCGGCGGGCGCGGCCGGGTCGACCCGGCGACGCCGAGGAGCGTGACCGGGTCGACCCGGGCCCGGCGACGGGTCGGGGCCGGCCGGGTCAGGCCACCGGGACCGGTTCGCCCCGCTGCCGGGCGACGTGCTCGACCAGCGAGATCAGCACCAGCTTGGCGGACTGGCGGTCCCGGGCGTCGCAGAGCACCATCGGGACCTCCGGGTCGAGGTCCAGCGCCTGGCGCACCGCCTCGATGCCGAACCGGCGGGACCCGTCGAAGCAGTTCACCCCGACCACGAACGGGATGCCCCGCTGCTCGAAGTAGTCGATCGACGGGAAGCAGTCGGCGAGGCGGCGGGTGTCGGCGAGCACCACCGCGCCGAGCGCGCCGAAGGCCAGCTCGTCCCAGAGGAACCAGAAGCGGTCCTGCCCGGGCGTGCCGAACAGGTAGACCTGGAGGTCCTCGTTGATGGTGATCCGACCGAAGTCCATCGCCACCGTGGTGGTCGTCTTCGCCTCCACCCCGGAGACGTCGTCGGTGCCGATGCCGACGCTGGTCAACACCTCCTCGGTCTGCAGCGGGCGGACCTCACTCAGGGCGCTGACCAGCGTCGTCTTGCCCGCGCCGAAGCCACCGGCGATGAGGATCTTGAGAGCCAGCGGCAACCGGGGTCCGGAGGAGCCCCGGTCAGAGCGCACGTAGTCCACTGACCACCGCCTTGAGGATGTCGTTGTCGGGAATTCCGGCGGTCGGCGGCTCGTGCACCGAGACCAACCCCCGGGCGAGGAGGTCGCCGAGGAGGACCCGTACCACGCCCACGGCGAGGTCCAGGTCGGCGGCGAGGTCGGCCACCGCGACCGGGCGGCGGGCCAGCTCGACCAGGCGTCGGTGCTCCGGCTGGAGCCCGGCCCGGCCGGACGGGTCCACACCCGGGCCGGCCAACACGAACGCGACCAGGTCGAAACCGTCGACGGCCGGGCGCACCCGGCCGCCGGTGAGGGTGTACGGGCGGACCACCGGGCCGGCCGCGCCGTCCAGCCACTCGTGCTGGGGGCCCGGCGGCTCAGCCCGCATCGGCGGCTCCCACCGTCACGCGGGCGGGTGCGGTCAGGTTCTCACCCACCCGGATCACCAGCATCGCCATCTCGTACGCCACGAAGCCGATGTCCGCGTCGGCCTCGCAGACCACGGCCAGGCAGGCCCCCTGCCCGGCGGCGGTGACGAAGAGGTACGCGGACTCCATCTCCACCACGGTCTGCCGGACCCCGCCACCGGCGAGGTGCCGGCTGGCGCCCTTGGCCAGGCTGGAGAAGCCGGACGCCAGGGCGGAGAGGTGCTCGGCGGCGGACCGGTCCAGGTCGGCGGACGCGCCCAGCAGCAGCCCGTCGGCGGAGAGGACCACCGCCTCCCGGGCGGCGGGCACCCGCTCCACCAGTTCGTCGAGCAACCAGCCGAGATCGGCGCTCTGCCTCGTCGTGTGCACCACTAGGCGTCCCTCTCAGTCGCGGTCGGGGATTCGGGGGTCGTCGCCGGCTCGCGTGGCGACGGGGACGACTCGGGGTGGTCGATCCGCTGGTCGGTGCGGCCCGCCACCGGCCCCCCGGGCCGGCCCGGGGGCAGTGGGTGGAGGGTGGCGCCTTCGCGCCGGCCCCGGGCGGTGCCCGCCTGGAGCGCGGACATCTGCCGGCGTACCTCCTCCGGCGAGCGCGGGGCGGGCGCCTCCGCGGCCTGCGGCCGGGACCGGGCCGGCCCCCGGCGACGGACCCGGCGGGGCAGGCCGTCACCGTCCGGGGCGGCCTCCACCGACGAGGTGCGCGCCGGCGCGAACGGCAGCACGGTCTGCTCGGGGCGCTCCCGGGTGATCCGGCCGGACCGGCCGCGGGGCAGGGCGTCCAGCCGGGTGACCGAGGCGGCCGGGTGCCGCGCCGGGACCGGCGGCGCCGGCGGCTCGTCGGTGACCAGATCCACCGGTACGAGCACCACGGCGGTCGTGCCGCCCGGCACCCGGGGGCGCAGGGTGACCATGACGCCGTGCCGGGCGGCGAGGCGGGCCACCACGAACAGGCCCAGCCGGGCGCTGTCGGCCGGGTCGAACTCCGGCGGGTCGGCGAGGCGGCGGTTGGCCTCCTCCACGGCGCGCGGGGACATGCCCAGGCCG
This genomic interval from Micromonospora coxensis contains the following:
- a CDS encoding GTP-binding protein; the encoded protein is MDYVRSDRGSSGPRLPLALKILIAGGFGAGKTTLVSALSEVRPLQTEEVLTSVGIGTDDVSGVEAKTTTTVAMDFGRITINEDLQVYLFGTPGQDRFWFLWDELAFGALGAVVLADTRRLADCFPSIDYFEQRGIPFVVGVNCFDGSRRFGIEAVRQALDLDPEVPMVLCDARDRQSAKLVLISLVEHVARQRGEPVPVA
- a CDS encoding roadblock/LC7 domain-containing protein, whose amino-acid sequence is MVHTTRQSADLGWLLDELVERVPAAREAVVLSADGLLLGASADLDRSAAEHLSALASGFSSLAKGASRHLAGGGVRQTVVEMESAYLFVTAAGQGACLAVVCEADADIGFVAYEMAMLVIRVGENLTAPARVTVGAADAG
- a CDS encoding lactonase family protein; the encoded protein is MTSEIVHVGGYTAASGGRGDGIVAAHRDPVSGALTPLGTVAVTDSPSFLVRHPALPVLYAVNELAEGQVSAFEVGERGELTPLAVRSSGGAEPCHLAVAPDGGHLFVANYGGGSVAVLPLDGRGVPGERSDLVVHEGHGPDPERQETAHCHMVSPDPGGGPLLAVDLGTDSIYRYDLDAGSGRLVPRAPRVRTAAGTGPRHLARHPDGRRCWVAGELDATVTAYELTAEGALHQRGRVDASGRAGHVQPSEITVGPDGRFLYVGNRGVGTVAVFALDAELPRLVAEVETGGEWPRHFVPVGQHLYVADERADMVRVFRIDPGSGVPEPVGEPVEVPSPTCVLP
- a CDS encoding DUF742 domain-containing protein — translated: MRAEPPGPQHEWLDGAAGPVVRPYTLTGGRVRPAVDGFDLVAFVLAGPGVDPSGRAGLQPEHRRLVELARRPVAVADLAADLDLAVGVVRVLLGDLLARGLVSVHEPPTAGIPDNDILKAVVSGLRAL